One Acidobacteriota bacterium DNA segment encodes these proteins:
- a CDS encoding amidohydrolase has product MAIFSWASRLGLIALVFTYAAAAQGSADSQNPGATQAPAAQPASPQPDLLIKNGTVLTVTHGVIQNGSVLVHNGKIAQIGTNIAAPAGATVIDAARKFVMPGVIDCHSHLALDGDVNEASSPITPAMNMLDAFVNTDKGLYHALAGGVTSLLLLHGSANMIGGQAVVIKNKFGLSRDQMLFPNAPRSIKFASGENPKRVYGSRNQAPSTRMGNFEVQREALQQAKEYMRDWDDYNAKIQKGEKEARAPKRDLKLEALADVLRGRLLVQIHCYRADEFLTEMAMAREFGYKIRAFHHALEAYKVADKIAAEGIAIATWPDWWGFKDEAWDAQPWNAVMSSRHGVRVALKSDSNDVVRRLNQDAGKVIRYGGATQEEALKMITLNPAWIIGVDDRVGSLDVGKDGDMSIWDKDPLSSYAKVEKTIIDGEVYFDNSLPGLGLTHWKDAPMSGSDFDGNELDEMGIAEVH; this is encoded by the coding sequence ATGGCAATCTTTTCCTGGGCGTCACGCCTGGGTCTCATTGCGCTCGTATTCACTTATGCAGCTGCTGCGCAGGGTTCCGCTGATTCGCAGAATCCTGGAGCTACGCAGGCACCGGCAGCACAGCCTGCTAGTCCGCAACCTGATCTGCTCATCAAGAACGGCACTGTATTGACGGTCACTCATGGAGTGATCCAGAACGGCAGTGTGCTCGTCCACAATGGGAAGATTGCCCAAATAGGAACAAACATTGCCGCTCCTGCTGGAGCGACGGTCATTGATGCCGCGCGCAAGTTCGTAATGCCAGGCGTGATCGACTGCCATTCGCACCTTGCTCTCGATGGCGACGTGAACGAAGCCAGCAGCCCGATTACGCCAGCGATGAACATGCTCGATGCCTTCGTCAACACCGACAAAGGCCTGTATCACGCGCTGGCCGGTGGAGTGACATCGCTCTTGCTGCTTCACGGATCGGCCAACATGATTGGCGGGCAGGCGGTGGTCATCAAGAACAAGTTTGGCCTGAGCCGCGATCAGATGCTCTTCCCGAATGCTCCGCGCTCGATCAAGTTCGCGAGCGGCGAAAATCCTAAGCGCGTCTATGGATCGCGTAATCAGGCGCCTTCCACCCGCATGGGCAACTTCGAGGTGCAGCGTGAGGCGCTGCAGCAGGCCAAGGAGTACATGCGCGATTGGGATGATTACAACGCCAAGATTCAGAAAGGTGAGAAAGAAGCCCGTGCTCCAAAACGGGATCTAAAGCTAGAAGCTTTGGCCGATGTTCTGCGGGGCAGGCTCCTGGTCCAGATTCATTGCTACCGTGCCGATGAATTTCTAACTGAGATGGCGATGGCGCGCGAGTTCGGATACAAGATCCGCGCCTTCCACCATGCTCTCGAGGCCTACAAAGTTGCGGACAAAATCGCTGCGGAAGGAATCGCGATCGCAACCTGGCCGGATTGGTGGGGCTTCAAAGATGAAGCTTGGGACGCGCAGCCTTGGAACGCAGTGATGTCGTCACGTCACGGAGTGCGCGTTGCCCTCAAGAGCGACTCGAACGATGTGGTTCGCCGCCTGAACCAGGATGCCGGCAAAGTGATCCGTTACGGCGGAGCAACGCAGGAAGAGGCGCTAAAGATGATCACGCTGAATCCCGCATGGATCATCGGTGTGGACGATCGCGTGGGATCGCTTGACGTGGGCAAAGACGGCGACATGAGCATCTGGGACAAAGATCCGCTCTCCAGCTACGCCAAAGTGGAGAAGACGATCATCGACGGCGAAGTCTACTTTGACAATTCGCTTCCCGGTCTGGGACTGACGCACTGGAAAGATGCGCCGATGTCAGGCTCGGATTTTGATGGCAATGAATTGGACGAGATGGGCATAGCGGAGGTGCACTGA
- a CDS encoding amidohydrolase, with protein MATSQAEATGPVAIRGGKLLTITHGVIENGVVVMQDGKITAVGPAGTAIPRGATVVDATGMTVYPGLIDSETNLGLVEVEADQMSNDMNEPSDEIMPHMHVADAFHSETQRIPVVRVNGITNAIVAPGTEDSLPGQDIFIQLDGKDRDQMILVRDIALALNFSGDQRRRGGRGEGGGGGISGRFPSTRMGLTTQLRQAFMDAQDYEAKLKSAENRKPDSSGGATRGGGGERQKRDLKLEAVLPYLHGQKPVVIGARDGYDLENAMRLAKEFNLKVVLNHVTHSQQILDEIASWKVPVIVGPIYDFPRGDERYDAVYSLPAELAKRGVKIAFASYRVEHNRNLPYAAGYSVAFGLPYEEALKAVTINPAEIWGVSDRLGSLDLGKTANVVIANGDPLDVKTDVKQVFIEGRSIPMENRQTHLRDQYGGVPPAPQSGSR; from the coding sequence ATGGCCACTTCACAAGCTGAGGCCACCGGTCCCGTCGCCATCCGCGGGGGCAAACTGCTGACCATCACTCACGGGGTCATTGAGAACGGCGTGGTTGTGATGCAGGATGGGAAGATTACTGCCGTCGGTCCAGCGGGAACTGCCATTCCACGCGGCGCGACCGTTGTAGACGCTACCGGAATGACCGTCTACCCCGGACTCATCGACTCGGAAACCAATCTAGGACTGGTGGAAGTCGAAGCCGACCAGATGAGCAACGACATGAACGAGCCGAGCGACGAGATCATGCCGCACATGCACGTCGCCGATGCGTTCCATTCTGAAACTCAGCGAATTCCTGTGGTGCGTGTAAATGGCATCACGAATGCCATCGTCGCTCCTGGAACCGAAGACAGTCTCCCCGGGCAAGATATTTTCATTCAGCTCGATGGCAAGGACCGCGATCAAATGATCCTGGTTCGCGACATTGCACTGGCATTGAACTTTTCCGGCGACCAGCGCCGGCGCGGCGGACGCGGGGAGGGCGGTGGAGGAGGTATCAGCGGCCGTTTCCCCTCGACCAGAATGGGACTGACGACGCAGTTGCGCCAGGCGTTCATGGACGCTCAGGATTACGAAGCCAAGCTGAAGTCGGCGGAGAATCGGAAGCCGGACAGTAGCGGAGGAGCAACTCGCGGTGGAGGAGGCGAGCGTCAGAAGCGCGATCTCAAACTAGAAGCTGTGCTCCCCTATCTGCATGGTCAAAAGCCCGTCGTCATCGGCGCAAGAGATGGCTACGACTTGGAAAACGCCATGCGTCTGGCCAAAGAGTTCAACCTCAAGGTGGTGCTGAACCATGTGACACATTCGCAGCAGATTCTGGACGAGATCGCATCTTGGAAGGTACCGGTGATTGTTGGTCCCATTTACGACTTTCCTCGCGGCGACGAGCGCTACGACGCTGTGTACTCATTGCCCGCGGAGTTGGCTAAGCGGGGAGTAAAGATCGCCTTTGCCTCCTATCGCGTGGAACATAATCGCAATTTGCCGTATGCAGCTGGTTACTCAGTGGCTTTTGGTCTGCCCTATGAGGAAGCGTTAAAAGCGGTGACAATTAATCCCGCAGAAATATGGGGTGTCTCGGATAGGCTGGGCTCGCTCGATCTAGGCAAGACGGCAAACGTGGTGATCGCCAACGGCGATCCGCTGGATGTGAAGACCGACGTTAAACAAGTTTTCATCGAAGGCAGGAGCATTCCCATGGAGAACCGTCAGACGCATTTGCGGGATCAGTACGGCGGGGTGCCACCCGCGCCGCAGTCCGGTAGCCGGTAA
- a CDS encoding superoxide dismutase, translated as MAHSLPPLPYDYSALEPTIDAQTMTLHHDKHHAAYVNNLNAALEKHPHLGNKSIEDLLRDINSLPEDIRAAVRNNAGGHMNHTMFWQIMKQKGGGPPTGRIGEEIKKTFGSFEDFQKQFNDAGVKRFGSGWVWLVRSKAGKLEIISTANQDNPIVDGHHAIMGNDVWEHAYYLKYQNRRPDYLAAWWNVVNWDGVNQRFK; from the coding sequence GTGGCGCACTCACTTCCGCCGCTTCCATACGACTATTCCGCGCTGGAGCCTACCATAGACGCCCAAACCATGACTCTGCATCACGATAAACATCATGCCGCTTACGTGAACAATTTGAACGCTGCGCTGGAGAAACATCCGCACCTTGGCAACAAGAGTATTGAAGATTTACTGCGCGACATCAACAGTCTTCCTGAAGATATTCGCGCCGCTGTTCGCAACAATGCCGGTGGACACATGAATCACACGATGTTCTGGCAGATCATGAAGCAGAAAGGCGGAGGTCCTCCTACAGGCCGCATTGGCGAGGAGATCAAGAAAACATTCGGCAGTTTTGAAGACTTCCAAAAGCAATTTAATGACGCCGGAGTTAAGCGCTTTGGCAGCGGATGGGTGTGGCTGGTACGCAGTAAAGCCGGGAAGCTGGAAATCATTTCCACGGCCAATCAGGATAATCCCATTGTGGATGGTCATCATGCCATTATGGGAAATGACGTCTGGGAGCACGCGTATTACTTAAAGTATCAGAACCGGCGTCCCGACTACTTGGCAGCCTGGTGGAACGTCGTGAATTGGGATGGAGTTAACCAGCGATTTAAGTAA
- the fabF gene encoding beta-ketoacyl-[acyl-carrier-protein] synthase II, with protein MSRRVVVTGLGLICAVGNTSAEAWTNLLAGKSGVATITGFDTSGYACTIAAEVKNFDPLNFIEKKEARKMGRFIHLCMAATDEAVKMSGLNITSDIAERVGVHIGSGIGGFDIIEREHSNLLKGGPRKISPFFIPAAIINLAAGHVSIRYNAKGPNEATATACTTSAHSIGDAYKIIARGDADVMIAGGTEAAITPMGVGGFAAMRALSTRNDCPEKASRPFDIDRDGFVIGEGAGILILEDLEFARRRGATLMAEIIGYGMSADAYHITQPAEEGEGGYRVMLNALRDAKLKPEQVDYINVHGTSTPLGDVLETKAIKHAFGEHASNGLAVSSTKSMTGHLLGGAGGLEAGITVLALRDQMLPPTINLDNPDPECDLDYIPNKSRKAEVNIALSNSFGFGGTNGSLIFRRWAG; from the coding sequence TTGAGTCGTAGGGTCGTCGTCACTGGATTGGGCCTGATTTGCGCGGTGGGCAACACCAGTGCGGAGGCTTGGACGAATCTACTGGCAGGCAAGAGCGGCGTTGCGACCATCACCGGTTTTGATACCAGCGGGTACGCCTGCACCATCGCCGCCGAGGTCAAGAACTTCGATCCACTAAATTTCATCGAGAAAAAAGAGGCCCGCAAAATGGGCCGGTTCATTCATCTGTGCATGGCGGCTACAGATGAAGCGGTAAAGATGTCGGGCTTAAATATCACATCTGATATTGCCGAGCGCGTAGGCGTACACATCGGCTCCGGCATTGGCGGATTTGACATCATCGAGCGCGAGCACTCGAACCTGCTCAAGGGCGGTCCGCGCAAGATCTCGCCATTTTTCATTCCCGCGGCGATCATCAATCTTGCTGCTGGACATGTGAGCATTCGCTACAACGCCAAGGGGCCGAACGAGGCGACAGCCACGGCCTGCACGACGAGCGCACATTCGATAGGCGACGCATACAAAATCATCGCGCGTGGCGACGCGGACGTGATGATCGCCGGCGGTACCGAAGCTGCGATAACTCCGATGGGCGTTGGCGGGTTTGCGGCTATGCGCGCACTCTCTACGCGAAATGATTGTCCAGAAAAGGCAAGCCGGCCGTTCGATATCGATCGCGACGGTTTCGTGATTGGTGAGGGTGCAGGCATCCTGATTCTCGAGGACCTGGAGTTCGCCCGCCGACGTGGAGCGACTCTCATGGCCGAAATAATCGGCTACGGCATGAGCGCTGACGCATACCACATCACTCAACCTGCCGAAGAAGGCGAAGGCGGGTATCGCGTGATGCTGAATGCGCTGCGCGACGCCAAGCTCAAACCGGAGCAGGTGGATTACATCAACGTGCACGGCACTTCGACCCCATTGGGAGACGTGCTCGAAACCAAAGCCATCAAGCACGCTTTCGGAGAACATGCCAGCAACGGCCTTGCCGTAAGCTCCACCAAATCCATGACCGGACATCTGCTCGGGGGGGCCGGCGGCCTCGAAGCGGGAATTACCGTTTTGGCATTACGCGACCAGATGCTTCCACCGACGATTAATCTCGACAATCCAGATCCGGAATGCGATTTGGATTACATCCCGAATAAGTCGCGCAAAGCCGAAGTCAATATCGCGCTCTCGAACTCGTTTGGATTCGGCGGGACTAATGGCTCGCTGATTTTCCGCCGCTGGGCTGGCTAG
- a CDS encoding D-tyrosyl-tRNA(Tyr) deacylase, translated as MRAVVQRVTQASVTVNNSIVGTIGLGLLVLLGIGKCDTSTSADYMIDKLLGLRIFEDHDSKMNFNVREVGGAVLVVPQFTLFGDVRRGKRPSFDDAARPEQARTLYEYVVKQIREQGIDCGTGEFQAMMQVSLVNDGPVTILIDSEKAF; from the coding sequence ATGCGCGCGGTTGTTCAGCGAGTCACTCAAGCCTCAGTTACGGTGAACAACTCGATTGTTGGGACAATTGGCCTCGGGCTGCTCGTGCTGCTTGGTATCGGCAAATGCGATACATCCACTTCAGCTGACTACATGATCGATAAGTTGCTCGGCCTTCGCATATTTGAGGATCATGACTCCAAGATGAACTTTAACGTGCGCGAGGTCGGGGGAGCCGTGCTCGTCGTTCCACAGTTCACTCTCTTCGGCGATGTGCGTCGGGGAAAGCGCCCTTCCTTCGACGATGCCGCCCGTCCGGAACAAGCTCGTACTCTTTACGAATATGTGGTTAAGCAAATTCGGGAACAGGGGATCGATTGCGGCACTGGAGAGTTTCAGGCAATGATGCAGGTCTCTCTCGTTAATGATGGTCCGGTGACGATTCTGATCGACTCCGAAAAAGCTTTTTAA
- a CDS encoding abhydrolase domain-containing 18 → MFAWETHLTTRDSNRIVRPLEWGIEWTRQWPQVNGNFPASPSEDDNARAQSYFTELNRRIVSDSDRFFSYQTPSDFYLEERLPKLFPTNMRQQRQLEKLENMSRTGKLRPAQFLRFTSPVRTPYPENDVVNARWFPAFDRKGNPSKKAVIVLPQWNADAFSHNALCAIMNLYGVSALRLSKPYHDIRRPAEIERSDYAVSANIGRTLDSCRQGVIDIRCCLDWLEMQGCQRFGILGTSLGSCYAFIASAHDARLQVNAFNHASTYFGDVVWTGQSTRHIRAALEDVIDLERLRQLWLAISPVAYMKKFAAHRKKVLVVYAKYDLTFLRELSEQVVKLFRDYQVDFKAVALPCGHYTVGEIPFKFLDGWHLGWFIYSAFKQLQAQPLSS, encoded by the coding sequence ATGTTTGCGTGGGAGACCCATCTCACCACGCGCGACAGCAATCGCATCGTGCGTCCCCTGGAGTGGGGCATTGAGTGGACGCGGCAATGGCCGCAGGTAAACGGTAACTTTCCCGCCTCGCCTTCCGAAGATGACAACGCTCGAGCCCAGAGCTACTTTACCGAGTTGAATCGACGGATCGTAAGCGACAGCGATCGGTTTTTCAGTTATCAGACTCCCAGCGATTTCTATCTTGAAGAGCGGTTGCCGAAGCTCTTTCCCACCAACATGCGGCAGCAGAGGCAACTCGAGAAGCTTGAGAATATGTCGCGCACAGGCAAATTGCGTCCGGCACAGTTTTTGAGATTCACATCGCCGGTCCGTACACCCTATCCCGAAAATGACGTCGTCAATGCTCGCTGGTTTCCGGCATTCGATCGTAAAGGCAATCCCAGCAAAAAGGCGGTTATCGTCCTCCCACAATGGAACGCGGATGCTTTCAGCCACAACGCGCTGTGCGCGATCATGAATCTCTATGGAGTCTCAGCGCTCCGTCTTAGTAAGCCCTACCATGACATTCGCCGGCCCGCAGAGATCGAACGCAGCGACTACGCTGTTTCTGCGAACATCGGGCGCACGCTCGATTCGTGCCGTCAAGGAGTGATCGACATTCGGTGCTGCCTCGACTGGCTGGAGATGCAGGGCTGCCAGCGTTTCGGTATCCTCGGAACAAGCCTGGGATCGTGTTATGCGTTCATTGCCAGCGCGCACGATGCGCGGCTCCAAGTCAATGCCTTCAACCACGCTTCCACATACTTTGGCGATGTTGTCTGGACAGGACAATCCACGCGTCACATCCGCGCGGCTCTCGAGGATGTAATCGACCTCGAACGGCTGCGACAGCTCTGGCTAGCGATTAGTCCGGTTGCCTACATGAAAAAGTTCGCCGCACATCGCAAAAAAGTGCTCGTGGTCTATGCAAAATACGACCTGACGTTCTTGCGCGAGCTCTCAGAGCAGGTTGTGAAGCTTTTCCGCGACTATCAGGTCGATTTCAAAGCCGTAGCACTGCCCTGCGGCCATTACACGGTGGGAGAGATTCCGTTCAAGTTCCTCGACGGCTGGCATCTTGGTTGGTTCATCTATTCGGCCTTTAAGCAGCTGCAAGCCCAGCCATTAAGCTCCTAA
- a CDS encoding acyl carrier protein, with protein MAAVDEKVKQIIVEQLGVDEGEVTPNASFVDDLGADSLDTVELVMAFEEAFDIEIPDEEAEKIKTVKNAIDYINAHAKGGK; from the coding sequence ATGGCCGCAGTAGACGAGAAGGTTAAGCAGATTATTGTGGAGCAACTTGGCGTCGATGAAGGTGAAGTCACCCCCAACGCGTCGTTCGTGGACGACCTTGGCGCCGACTCGCTCGATACTGTCGAACTCGTGATGGCATTCGAAGAGGCCTTCGACATTGAAATTCCTGACGAGGAGGCTGAGAAGATCAAGACGGTAAAGAACGCCATCGACTACATAAACGCCCACGCGAAAGGTGGCAAGTAA
- a CDS encoding acyl carrier protein codes for MPGVQDKVKQIIVDQLSVEEGEVTPSASFVDDLGADSLDRVELIMAFEEAFDLEIPDEEAEKIKTVQDAVSYIEKNSKIAKQ; via the coding sequence ATGCCTGGGGTACAAGATAAAGTTAAGCAGATCATTGTGGACCAGCTCAGCGTGGAAGAGGGCGAGGTTACACCCAGTGCATCTTTCGTCGACGATCTCGGCGCCGATTCGCTTGACCGCGTAGAACTTATCATGGCCTTCGAGGAAGCTTTCGATCTCGAAATTCCGGACGAAGAAGCCGAGAAGATCAAGACTGTGCAGGACGCCGTCAGCTACATTGAGAAAAATTCCAAAATAGCCAAGCAATAG
- the tsaD gene encoding tRNA (adenosine(37)-N6)-threonylcarbamoyltransferase complex transferase subunit TsaD, giving the protein MLILGIESSCDETAAAIVRDGEQVLSNVVASQIATHMPYGGVVPELASREHLRAIVPVVREALSRAEIRLDQVDALAVTQGPGLAGSLLVGITYAKALSFALSKPVIAVNHLEGHIHAVLLEHRQSTTRDLSLPALALVVSGGHTHLYAVHRSKAGTWQYRSVGHTLDDAAGEAFDKVAKLLALSYPGGPIIEALAKHGNPCAIAMPQSQIKAQEKRRVRGEDQTQRYDFSFSGIKTAVLRFVEMHAMQASIEKRARALAKASTPRPEDFLPHLDQLTLDLIASFQDAVIRDLVGKTLRAAEDMEVESLIVSGGVASNETLRTEFVKRGEAEGISVFFPSPVLSTDNAAMIAAAAYPKLLAHEFAAEHFSAQASLALG; this is encoded by the coding sequence ATGCTAATCCTTGGAATTGAGAGCTCGTGCGACGAAACTGCCGCGGCCATCGTGCGCGATGGCGAGCAAGTGCTCTCAAACGTAGTTGCCTCGCAGATCGCAACTCACATGCCTTATGGTGGAGTAGTGCCGGAACTCGCCTCGCGCGAGCACCTACGCGCGATCGTTCCGGTCGTGCGCGAGGCGCTGAGCCGTGCCGAAATCAGACTAGATCAGGTAGATGCCCTCGCCGTAACCCAGGGTCCGGGATTGGCGGGATCGCTTCTGGTAGGTATCACGTACGCCAAAGCGCTTTCATTTGCGCTCTCGAAACCAGTGATAGCCGTCAATCACCTCGAAGGACACATCCATGCTGTTCTGCTCGAGCATCGGCAGAGCACTACCAGAGACCTCTCTCTGCCGGCGCTTGCGCTTGTGGTCTCTGGCGGACACACGCACCTATATGCAGTCCATCGTTCCAAAGCGGGAACTTGGCAATATCGCAGCGTCGGCCACACGCTGGACGACGCAGCAGGGGAGGCGTTCGACAAAGTGGCAAAGCTCCTCGCACTGAGCTATCCCGGCGGACCAATCATCGAGGCATTAGCGAAGCACGGAAACCCTTGCGCGATAGCGATGCCCCAATCGCAAATCAAAGCCCAGGAGAAGCGCAGGGTTCGCGGAGAAGATCAAACGCAGCGGTATGACTTCTCTTTCAGCGGCATAAAGACGGCCGTCCTACGTTTTGTAGAAATGCACGCGATGCAGGCCTCAATCGAGAAGCGCGCTCGGGCGCTCGCGAAGGCTTCTACTCCGCGGCCCGAAGACTTTCTGCCGCACCTCGATCAGCTCACGCTGGACCTGATTGCGTCCTTTCAGGATGCGGTCATCAGGGATTTGGTTGGGAAAACTCTGCGAGCGGCTGAGGACATGGAAGTGGAATCTCTCATCGTGAGCGGCGGTGTCGCTTCAAACGAAACCCTGCGAACGGAATTCGTCAAACGCGGGGAGGCAGAGGGCATCAGTGTTTTCTTTCCATCCCCTGTGCTTTCAACCGACAATGCGGCGATGATCGCAGCCGCTGCCTATCCGAAACTACTGGCGCACGAGTTTGCGGCGGAACACTTCTCAGCACAGGCGTCCCTTGCCCTCGGATAA
- a CDS encoding phosphohydrolase has translation MIKGRSCESRVDNRLIVKTSTHSALQGRAESAKASALGVVRQLRARGNSAYFVGGCVRDLLLGLPPQDYDITTSAHPEQVMALFPNTIGVGAQFGVVLVVVGADHAESNPIHIEVATYRSDVGYSDGRHPDAVRYSETAREDVQRRDFTINGLLLDPLSSEVIDYVGGRSDLERKIIRTIGDPRQRFREDKLRMMRAVRFAARLGYEIEPSTMTAIQELARGIYQVSRERIRDELDKMLTEGHARRCFELLDATGLLVEVLPEVSALKGVEQPPQYHPEGDVWIHTLILLEGVENGCSKSLAWGVLLHDIGKPPTFRVAPDRIRFDQHAEVGTRMAVEICRRLRFPNEVTEQVSALVANHMRFADVAKMKESTLKRFIRLPHFEEHLELHRLDCSASHCDLSLYEFVREKLENTPEEEIRPRPLITGLDLIEQGWKPGPQFRTVLQAVEDAQLEGVLHTREEAMSFVQTNFEKQ, from the coding sequence ATGATAAAGGGCAGGAGCTGCGAAAGCAGAGTTGATAATCGTCTAATCGTGAAAACGTCGACACATTCCGCTTTGCAGGGACGAGCCGAGTCAGCGAAAGCCTCGGCCCTTGGGGTTGTACGGCAGCTCCGTGCTCGTGGCAATAGTGCGTACTTTGTTGGCGGGTGCGTGCGCGATCTGCTGCTTGGCCTTCCTCCTCAGGACTACGACATTACTACGAGCGCCCATCCTGAGCAGGTGATGGCACTCTTTCCGAACACTATCGGGGTTGGAGCTCAGTTTGGAGTTGTCCTGGTTGTCGTCGGCGCTGATCATGCCGAAAGCAACCCGATCCACATCGAGGTGGCGACTTACCGGAGCGACGTTGGATACAGCGATGGTCGCCATCCGGACGCAGTTCGATACTCCGAGACTGCGCGCGAGGACGTGCAGCGCAGAGACTTCACTATCAATGGTCTGTTGCTGGATCCCTTAAGCAGCGAGGTTATCGATTACGTTGGCGGACGTTCCGATTTGGAACGTAAGATCATCCGCACGATCGGCGATCCTCGCCAACGCTTTCGTGAGGACAAGCTGCGAATGATGCGCGCGGTAAGATTTGCTGCCCGTCTCGGCTACGAGATCGAACCGAGCACGATGACGGCTATTCAGGAGTTAGCGCGGGGGATTTATCAAGTAAGTCGTGAGCGCATTCGCGACGAACTGGATAAGATGCTCACTGAAGGCCACGCACGCCGCTGCTTTGAGCTGCTCGATGCGACCGGGCTCCTCGTGGAAGTATTGCCTGAGGTAAGCGCCCTTAAAGGTGTGGAGCAGCCGCCACAGTATCACCCTGAGGGAGATGTCTGGATTCATACGTTGATACTTCTGGAGGGCGTAGAGAATGGTTGCTCGAAGTCTCTGGCCTGGGGAGTGCTGCTGCACGATATCGGCAAACCGCCTACGTTTCGCGTCGCACCGGATCGCATTCGTTTCGATCAGCATGCCGAAGTGGGAACCCGGATGGCGGTAGAGATCTGCAGGCGCTTGCGATTCCCGAACGAAGTCACCGAGCAGGTGAGCGCACTGGTTGCGAACCATATGCGCTTCGCTGACGTAGCGAAGATGAAAGAGTCTACGCTTAAGCGATTCATTCGGTTGCCTCATTTCGAAGAGCACCTGGAACTCCATCGCCTAGATTGTTCAGCCAGCCACTGCGACCTCTCGTTATACGAGTTTGTGCGGGAGAAGCTGGAGAACACGCCAGAGGAAGAGATCCGGCCGAGACCACTCATCACAGGGCTGGATCTAATTGAGCAGGGCTGGAAGCCCGGCCCGCAATTTCGCACCGTGCTGCAGGCGGTTGAGGATGCTCAACTTGAAGGAGTGTTGCACACTCGCGAGGAGGCGATGTCGTTCGTGCAGACGAATTTCGAGAAACAGTAA